TTTGTCCGTATCGTGCTCAACATTTTGCTATGATCATTCTCCTTTAACTGAGTTTGGTCATGGAGATTGTGTTTTACAGCTTTTAGCACAGCGGCCATTCGAATTTCAAGGAAAAGTGCATGTGGGCATTTCACCTGCGGCAACGTTTTATCTATTAGATGAAACAGACCCTTTAAAAATAAAAAAAGGTCTTGAGTGGGTCGTTCAGAAAAAGAATGAATGGAATATCAAAATTGTCCTAAACCTGTCTGTTCCTTCACCGCTGACCCTTTTTCAACCATCTTTTTCAGATCCTTTGTCACAAGCATTGCTGCCTGTAATCGAATCCGATCTCTTGGTCGTTGCCGCGAATGGGAATTCCAAAGCGCATATTAACTTGCATCCGATCGAATTTTTTACGGTTGGAGGCTTTGATGACCACGGTTCTCATGATCCGGAGAATTATCGTGACCACCCTGTCGTCCCGTTTGGTCTTAATGGGGATGGCCACTTCAGGCCAGATGTATCTGCACCATTCGATCAGCTTCCGGTCGCGATGATGGAGGAGGAACTTGTCTATTTTTCTGGCTCCTGTGGAAGTTCGTCCTTGGTTGCAGGAGTTTGTGCCTATATGTTTTCAATTTTCCCGGAACTTGATAATGAGACCCTTAAATATTTGTTAACAGTCTCTGGATTTTCATTAAAAGAGAGCGAAAATCAAGCAATGACCGTCCATGTCCAAAGGGCAGCCGAGTTGCTGAAGTCAGCGAAATTGCCAGTGAACAAAAGCAGCTCTATTAAAATCAATCCTGGGAATTGCACCATTTCCTCTAAAAACCCTATTGAAAGAACGTTGGCAATGACAGGGCAAGTCCATCACCATATACTATCTCGGGAAAGGCTTTGGGAGCTAGTCCATGATGAATCACCATTGGTATGTAAAAATGCTATTTTAGCCTTAAGTCAAACCACATTACATGCTGATGAAAAAGAAGAATTTTGGTCGCTTTTCCATCTTGCCACAAACCAGGGAGAAAAAAATGGAATCAAGGAGAGGCTGCTCTATGCACTATTGGAACAAGCCACATCTGAAGATTTAGACAAATGGATGGAACTTGTAAAGGATGAGAATATAGATGCATGGCTGTGCTTGCGTTTGTACCTTCAAAAGTTTTATCCTTCTGCCCCTAATATGACGCACGAGAGCAAGCCTGACCCATCAATCACTGCCAAGGAGTCAATACGTTTGATGGACTGGTATCAATCCTTAGACAGTTTTAATACGAACCAAAGGTAATCGGCGACTTCCAATAAGGGGTTCCATATACATTTGACGTCATGGGCACATACTTCATATGTGGCAGAGCTCCGTGATGCGGATAAAAATAAGCATAAGACTGGTGATTAAAAAGGGCGTGGCAGTAGCCGCTGGCTGATGGGCCCGTTACGATTGTCTTGACCATTTCCTGCACCTCTTTTCTATTTTTTATTAACATATGACGATCATCGAATTGGGACACGGCATCTGCCATAGATTTTAAGTGTGTTAATCGATAAACATAAAGGAGAACAGAATATGAAACAAAATAGTATTTTCTTAATGCTGCTGCCAGTTCCTTTTTTCTTTCATTATTATGAATATTGGAACCATGCCAATGGTCATGAAGCGCGATTTTTAATGTTAGGTTTTCTTTTAGTGACTGCCACTGCTGGCATCGTTGCCCGAAGGTTGAACCTCGGCAAGCTGCTTGTATTAAATACCATCACAGCAATAATTTCCTTGGTGCTTGGTCATTTATTCATCCCGAATGACATGGCGTGGTTCACTCCGTTCGGCAGGGATGCCGCCATCATTTTCATTGGGGCCATATACTGTTTCGGACAGCTTGTCATTAAGGGGGCAGGCAGAATTTTATTCAGACAAAAATCAAGTGTGTGAGGAGCTAAGAGATGACAAGAGTGAAAGTGTTTTTTAAAAAAGATTCTGATATTTTAAGAGACATAATTTTGTTCGTGATTGGTTTCAGTTTTGGGTTCTACAAACTCTTTTTTCAGCATTCTCATCTCATTTCATCAAAAATACAAGGGGGAGTGCTGCTTGTTGCAGCAGTTACCTTTTTAATTCCTCAAAAGGATAAACGCCATAAATAGGAAAAATTAACCTGTTATTATGTAAGCGTTTGCACTAAGATGAAAATAGATTTTAAAATAGGACCGGGACTCTGCTTAAGGGAGAGAAACAGATCCTTTGTTTTTGTTTATTGTGCAAACGATTGCGCTTTTAATTACATCTTATATGACAGCACATGTACCATATGTAAATCCCAAGAAGAGTCGAAAGGTGGAGCGGCTGGCCGGAAATTGGAGTGCATCTTATGAACAGTCATGAAAATGAACTGAATGGAGGTATTCTAGCTATGGCAAAAAGATGGATTTCTGCTTTTTTTGTTATGATGTGTGCTGTTCTCATATTTCCGATTCAACAAGCTTCCGCAAGTACATCCATAAATGGAACGATGATGCAGTATTTTGAATGGTATTTACCGAATGATGGATCGCTTTGGAACAATTTAAACAATGATGCTTCCCATTTGAAAAATATCGGGATTACAGGGGTATGGATCCCGCCAGCCTATAAAGGTCAGGGGCAGAGTGATGTCGGCTACGGCGTCTACGATATGTATGACCTGGACGAATTCAATCAGAAGGGAACCGTTCGGACTAAGTATGGGACGAAGGCGCAGCTGCAATCTGCCATCTCAAGTCTTCATAATAATCAAATACAAGTATACGGAGATACCGTGTTGAATCATCGGATGGGGGCGGATGCCACCCAATGGTACAATGCGGTGGAAGTCGATCCGAACAATCGGAACAACACGACATCAGGCGCATATGACATTCAGGCATGGACCGTTTTCAATTTCCCTGGAAGAGGCAACACGTATTCAAGCTTCAAGTGGGATGCCAGTGACTTTGACGGTGTCGATTGGGATCAGTCCCGACAGCTGTCAGGCAGGGTCTACCGTTTCACGAATAAAGGCTGGGATTGGGAAGTCGACGGCCAAAATGGGAATTACGACTACTTGATGGGGGCAGATGTCGATTATGACAATTCTGCTGTCGTAGCCGAAACAAAGAATTGGGGCAATTGGTTCGTCAATACGCTGAACCTTGACGGAATGCGGATCGATGCCGTGAAACATATCAAGTTCAGCTTCATGAGCAACTTTGTCAATAGTGTCCGCAATTCGACGGGCAAGAACTTATTTGCTGTTGGAGAGTACTGGAATAATAGTTTAGGAGCGCTTGAAAACTACGAGAACAAGGTCGGCTGGAATATGTCGCTCTTTGATGTCCCGCTTCATTACCGCCTGCAGGATGCTTCCAACAGCAGTGGTAATTATGATATGAGATATTTATTCGACAGTACGATGATGCAGAATCATCCCGTACAGGCTGTAACATTTGTTGACAATCATGACACCGAACCGGGGCAGTCGCTTCAATCCTTTGTACAAAGCTGGTTCAAACCGCTTGCCTATGCGTCCATTCTGACTCGGGAACAAGGGTATCCTTGTGTTTTCTATGGAGACTACTATGGCATCCCTTCCAAAGGTGTGCCAGCAGGAAAGACCTGGATTGATAAGCTTCTTCAGGCAAGAAAGAACAACGCGTATGGGACTCAGCACGACTATTTGGATGATGCAAATGTGATCGGCTGGACGAGGGAAGGGGATTCCTCCCATCCAAACTCCGGCTTGGCGACACTGATCGATGACGGCCCAGGAGGCGACAAATGGATGTATGTAGGCACTTCTCATGCCAATCAAACGTGGTACGACATTACTGGCAACCGTACTGACAAAGTCACCATCGATAGCAATGGCTGGGGACACTTTTATGTGAATGGCGGATCCGATTCCGTCTATGTCCCGCAGTAACTTTTTGAGAGGAAACCCCTCATTGTGCTTTAATCAACGCAACAAACACCTTTCATATTTTTAGCAGGAATATGCAGAAAAAAATGGAACTAGTAATATGAAGCGAAGCAAGAAAAAGAAAGGTGATCAAAATGAATACAACAGAGGATCAACGCTTTATTTGCGACAGAAAACCCGGATATTCCCCTTCCATAGGTAGGTTGATATCGATGATGGAGTATACGCGAATGACGACCCTGGAGGCGGTGGCAGGGCTGACTGCCGAAGAGCTGGATTATCGGATTGACGGCAAGGGAAATTCGATTGGATGCCTTCTCTATCACATGTACTGCGTGGAAGAGGTGTATCAAATATTGACTTTTGAAGATCGCGAACCAACTGCAGAAGAGCTCCTAAAGCTCGATATAGGATTGGATCTCGGGGAAAAAGCCCACGAAGAAATCTATGGAAAAGAACTAGGTTTTTATTCGGAACGATTACATTCCGCTAGAGAACGTACACTAAAAGAGTTTAAACATGTAGACGATGAGTGGCTGGATGTCGTTTCTCCATTCGGACCGAAGCATCAAGCCAATCACTATTTCCGCTGGTTCCATGTCTTTGAAGATGAATTGAACCACCGCGGGCAGATCCGTCTTATTCGTAATCATATGAAGAGGAATGGCTGAAATTATTGAAATTAAAATTATTAGAGCAAAAAAGAGTCCGGATGTTTTCATCCGGACTCTTCCTTTGGTTAAGCTACTTGTGCATTGAAAGCCATGATCCACATGGAGCCAGCTACAATGACAATAACAATGAACAATCCCAGTATAAGTCCCCATACATTATAACGTGGTTTTTCTCCATCTCTAATGTGCATGAAGAAGAATAATTGAACCAATAATTGTAGGACCGCCATCGTGATGATGGCTACGATTAATGCAGTTCCTGTCAGCACGTGCTTCAAGGTAAGCACCAACGGTATGATCGTCAAGACGATTGAGGCGATGAAGCCAGTGACATAAGCTTTGACGGAACCGTGTGATTCTTGATGCGACATCCTACATCACCCCCATTAAATAAACGATCGTTAAGAGGAAAATCCAGACGACATCGAGAAAATGCCAGTATAAACTGATCATGGTAACTTTTCTTTTCATGACTGACGTAATGCCATCCGTTTTTAACTGAATCATGATGCTGATCATCCAAACGAGCCCGACAGATACGTGCAGCCCGTGGGTTCCGACTAAAGTGAAGAAGGCTGATAAGAAGGCGCTCCTCGAAATCGTTGCTCCTTCTGCAATCATGTTGGAGAATTCGTTGATCTCAAGTCCTACAAATCCCATTCCCAAGAGTGCGGTGATAATTAGCCAGCCGATCAGCTGATTTACTTTTCCTTTATGCAGGGCCAATGTTGCCAGTCCGCTCGTGAAACTGCTGGTCAACAGAAGGAAAGTTTCTGTAATATAACCTGGTGCTTCGAATAATTCCTTGCCCGTTGGACCTCCGTCAAAGTGTGTACGCAGCACCATGAACGTAGCGAATAAGGTGCCAAAAAGGAGTACGTCCGTCACAAGGAAAATCCAAAATCCAAGGATGCTCAAGTCTTCATGATGTTCATGGTTGTCATTTGAATGAGAAATGGCTTGTGACATTATACCAACCTCCCATACTTAGATTCTGTTTTTCTGATTTGTTCCACTGGAATATAGTAATCATTGTTTTTGGAGAAGGAACGGGCCAGCATACAGCCTGCAACTCCAGCCAATCCTATGACGATCATCCACGTCCAGCCGAATGTAAAGCCAAATCCAGCGACAAACCAGAATGCAGACATGATAAATGGAATGCCGGAATTCTTTGGCATATGGATCGGTTTTAAATCTTTTTCTTTAATCTTGTTATCCAGACCTTCTTCCTTCCTTCTCCAGAAGTCATCTCTTCCCTTTACTTCCGGCAATACGGCAAAGTTATATTCAGGCGCAGGTGATGGAATGGACCATTCGAGTGTGTGGCCATCCCATGGATCGCCAGTCGTATCGCGTTCACCATACTTGATGCTATAGAGGATCTGCCATACTTGGAAGATGAATCCTATTCCCATAAATACCGCCCCGATCGATGAAATCAGGTTCAATGGCGCCCAGCCCATATCCCAGCCATAGGTGTAGACGCGGCGGGTCATGCCCATGAATCCGAGTGCATACTGAGGCATGAAGCAGACATAGAAGCCAATGTTCCAAAGCCAGAATGCCCATAGTCCAAGTTTTACATTCAATTTGAAGCCAAACATTTTTGGCCACCAGTAATATAGGCCGGCAAGGTAGCCGAATACGACTCCACCGATCAACGTTTGGTGGAAGTGGGCGATCAAGAAGTAGCTGTTATGATATTGATAATCTGCAGGTGCCACAGCCAGCATGACACCTGTTGCCCCACCAACGAGGAAGGTAGGGATGAATGCAAGAGTCCAAAGCATCGGCTGTGTGATGCGGATTCGTCCGCGGAACATCGTGAACAGCCAGTTGAATATCTTGACGCCT
The sequence above is drawn from the Falsibacillus albus genome and encodes:
- the cyoC gene encoding cytochrome o ubiquinol oxidase subunit III is translated as MSQAISHSNDNHEHHEDLSILGFWIFLVTDVLLFGTLFATFMVLRTHFDGGPTGKELFEAPGYITETFLLLTSSFTSGLATLALHKGKVNQLIGWLIITALLGMGFVGLEINEFSNMIAEGATISRSAFLSAFFTLVGTHGLHVSVGLVWMISIMIQLKTDGITSVMKRKVTMISLYWHFLDVVWIFLLTIVYLMGVM
- a CDS encoding alpha-amylase, translating into MAKRWISAFFVMMCAVLIFPIQQASASTSINGTMMQYFEWYLPNDGSLWNNLNNDASHLKNIGITGVWIPPAYKGQGQSDVGYGVYDMYDLDEFNQKGTVRTKYGTKAQLQSAISSLHNNQIQVYGDTVLNHRMGADATQWYNAVEVDPNNRNNTTSGAYDIQAWTVFNFPGRGNTYSSFKWDASDFDGVDWDQSRQLSGRVYRFTNKGWDWEVDGQNGNYDYLMGADVDYDNSAVVAETKNWGNWFVNTLNLDGMRIDAVKHIKFSFMSNFVNSVRNSTGKNLFAVGEYWNNSLGALENYENKVGWNMSLFDVPLHYRLQDASNSSGNYDMRYLFDSTMMQNHPVQAVTFVDNHDTEPGQSLQSFVQSWFKPLAYASILTREQGYPCVFYGDYYGIPSKGVPAGKTWIDKLLQARKNNAYGTQHDYLDDANVIGWTREGDSSHPNSGLATLIDDGPGGDKWMYVGTSHANQTWYDITGNRTDKVTIDSNGWGHFYVNGGSDSVYVPQ
- a CDS encoding S8/S53 family peptidase, which encodes MTFPEPSWARLGFPEPPDPVTSGEGVGIVILDKLDNPQHFRHLGSRLNKISVNDDLSVSCSTFCYDHSPLTEFGHGDCVLQLLAQRPFEFQGKVHVGISPAATFYLLDETDPLKIKKGLEWVVQKKNEWNIKIVLNLSVPSPLTLFQPSFSDPLSQALLPVIESDLLVVAANGNSKAHINLHPIEFFTVGGFDDHGSHDPENYRDHPVVPFGLNGDGHFRPDVSAPFDQLPVAMMEEELVYFSGSCGSSSLVAGVCAYMFSIFPELDNETLKYLLTVSGFSLKESENQAMTVHVQRAAELLKSAKLPVNKSSSIKINPGNCTISSKNPIERTLAMTGQVHHHILSRERLWELVHDESPLVCKNAILALSQTTLHADEKEEFWSLFHLATNQGEKNGIKERLLYALLEQATSEDLDKWMELVKDENIDAWLCLRLYLQKFYPSAPNMTHESKPDPSITAKESIRLMDWYQSLDSFNTNQR
- a CDS encoding DinB family protein; this translates as MNTTEDQRFICDRKPGYSPSIGRLISMMEYTRMTTLEAVAGLTAEELDYRIDGKGNSIGCLLYHMYCVEEVYQILTFEDREPTAEELLKLDIGLDLGEKAHEEIYGKELGFYSERLHSARERTLKEFKHVDDEWLDVVSPFGPKHQANHYFRWFHVFEDELNHRGQIRLIRNHMKRNG
- the cyoD gene encoding cytochrome o ubiquinol oxidase subunit IV — protein: MSHQESHGSVKAYVTGFIASIVLTIIPLVLTLKHVLTGTALIVAIITMAVLQLLVQLFFFMHIRDGEKPRYNVWGLILGLFIVIVIVAGSMWIMAFNAQVA